A single Thermococcus sp. DNA region contains:
- a CDS encoding ferritin family protein → MNELEALALALEVEKAEMRFYLDLARKTKDERARKMFLFLAREEADHWEQFEEKFLERIAEECKLPAVSEELLEKLLVKVENVESEVDAVKIGMEQEKLTWEFYEKASQEAEHEGVKRIFEELAKVEKAHYELLKAQYDAVMKTGIWMDYQDFSLEVD, encoded by the coding sequence ATGAACGAGCTTGAAGCACTTGCGCTCGCACTGGAGGTGGAGAAGGCCGAGATGCGCTTCTACCTCGACCTCGCGAGAAAAACAAAGGACGAAAGGGCAAGGAAGATGTTTCTGTTCCTGGCAAGGGAGGAAGCCGACCACTGGGAGCAGTTTGAGGAGAAGTTCCTTGAACGCATCGCCGAGGAGTGCAAGCTTCCGGCCGTTAGCGAAGAACTCCTTGAGAAGCTCCTGGTCAAAGTGGAAAACGTCGAGAGCGAGGTTGACGCGGTGAAGATAGGCATGGAGCAGGAGAAGCTAACCTGGGAGTTCTACGAGAAGGCTTCTCAGGAGGCGGAACACGAGGGCGTGAAAAGAATCTTCGAGGAGCTAGCGAAAGTGGAGAAGGCCCACTATGAGCTACTCAAGGCCCAGTACGATGCCGTGATGAAGACAGGCATCTGGATGGACTACCAAGATTTTAGCCTTGAGGTGGACTGA
- a CDS encoding GNAT family N-acetyltransferase, which produces MGIERVDNPLSLKDELLKFVFEVYRSTKGTYPALEWVEKKPSPEDFEGFKRVYEPFLEFRLTREFNELYTMRKGGQLVGTVALVYDLKDKDVWWVPDEIKNEKAGLIEFFMVSSGYRGKGYGSKLLNFAVKRLLSLGKTPYVITFPSLDAYGYYLRRGFEKVMDYGEFVILKYVVP; this is translated from the coding sequence ATGGGCATCGAGAGGGTTGACAATCCGCTCTCACTTAAGGACGAGCTCCTCAAATTCGTCTTTGAGGTTTACCGCTCAACCAAAGGGACTTATCCTGCCCTTGAGTGGGTCGAGAAAAAGCCTTCTCCAGAGGATTTCGAGGGCTTTAAGCGGGTTTACGAGCCTTTCCTCGAGTTCAGGCTCACGAGGGAATTCAATGAGCTCTACACCATGAGGAAGGGCGGGCAACTCGTCGGGACCGTGGCGTTGGTTTACGACCTCAAAGACAAGGACGTCTGGTGGGTGCCAGATGAGATAAAGAACGAGAAAGCTGGTCTCATAGAGTTCTTCATGGTCAGCTCGGGTTACAGGGGAAAGGGCTACGGCTCAAAACTGCTTAATTTCGCGGTCAAAAGACTTCTCTCTCTGGGAAAAACGCCTTATGTGATAACGTTTCCCAGTTTAGATGCATACGGCTACTACCTAAGGAGGGGCTTCGAGAAGGTTATGGACTATGGAGAGTTTGTTATCCTGAAGTACGTCGTTCCGTGA
- a CDS encoding ATP phosphoribosyltransferase regulatory subunit produces the protein MALRGIRDYSRMAIISSLLRRNFELWGYMEVVLPTIEPYSETLKGGTKFAYNNGFYLIKPDVTSRLLKYEIDLAKLYYVGEVLDGGVEGKWQAGIEFIGGEPDFMTAEVLSVLITSLESLGISEFYIDLGSLEVWRKATEDIGEFRETVCLALQRRNFGLIEKLPIGKDKKEELWNLFNFRGKESNYPKLTQILRLVDDERIFVDFGTVRPLPYYSDVIFEVYSPLLGRPIGGGGEYSFRGKPAVGFALDLSALLELASVKERKGRKFLRGINSFREARKLVSMGIPVEVGR, from the coding sequence ATGGCCCTAAGGGGGATTAGGGATTACTCGCGCATGGCAATTATTTCGAGCCTCTTAAGGAGAAATTTTGAGCTCTGGGGTTACATGGAGGTCGTCCTGCCAACAATCGAGCCTTATTCGGAGACACTCAAGGGAGGAACCAAATTCGCCTACAACAACGGGTTCTATCTGATAAAGCCTGACGTGACAAGCAGGTTGCTGAAATACGAGATAGACCTTGCCAAACTGTACTACGTGGGGGAAGTCCTTGACGGCGGAGTCGAGGGAAAGTGGCAGGCCGGAATCGAGTTCATTGGGGGAGAACCGGACTTCATGACAGCGGAGGTTCTCAGCGTTCTGATAACATCCCTCGAAAGCCTTGGAATCAGTGAGTTCTACATAGACCTTGGAAGTCTCGAAGTATGGCGGAAAGCAACCGAGGATATAGGGGAGTTTCGAGAAACCGTATGCTTAGCCCTCCAGCGGAGAAACTTTGGATTGATTGAAAAGCTACCGATAGGCAAAGACAAAAAGGAAGAACTCTGGAACCTCTTTAACTTCAGGGGAAAGGAAAGCAACTATCCAAAGCTCACCCAGATTCTCAGGCTGGTTGATGATGAAAGAATCTTCGTGGACTTTGGGACGGTGAGGCCACTACCCTATTATAGTGATGTCATATTCGAGGTCTATTCTCCCCTTCTTGGGAGGCCTATAGGGGGCGGTGGAGAGTACTCCTTCCGCGGAAAACCCGCGGTAGGTTTTGCCCTTGACCTCAGTGCACTCCTTGAACTTGCCAGCGTTAAAGAAAGAAAGGGCAGAAAGTTCCTCAGGGGGATAAACTCCTTCAGGGAAGCCAGAAAGCTCGTTTCAAT